From one Triticum urartu cultivar G1812 chromosome 3, Tu2.1, whole genome shotgun sequence genomic stretch:
- the LOC125543098 gene encoding ultraviolet-B receptor UVR8-like isoform X2, whose translation MPPKVSAVAAGEAHTLALTSNGELYSWGRGTFGRLGTGREADVHVPTAVVPAVAAAPAAGRQRPRFTAVAAGAYHSLALDDEGSLWSWGYNIYGQLGYGEENSLSPCLVDGFQDLGSPETLQDEEQNTLAGTPLKLSSVKAGGMMSFAIDSLGALWMWGNCPQQTDDGEFCIAATSAPLPVWDFHGHTVVKVACGNEHVVAAVSAGETYTGGDLVCYSWGNNNHGQLGLGDKESRSRPVLISEFGEGSSWEVYEIACGAWHTAVLTNKKSFDQDLESRCWTFGIGDNGQLGHGTTATICSPQPVDGLPTGSFLISLDCGLFHTAVVSSDGEVWCWGMERGLGLCPDASFSGMDAGDALYPIRVQSPETNGFKFLGPVQVACGAAHTVLVAGDGYRMWAWGRGRSGVLGRDQTTDSYTPCVVMWPPLDENFQEIHGDQAQASTSRANDRTSTELELKLSAASEELQFLRSKLTLMERYANILHISIFRKPMDERTLPRSLQESAVFDIRKEFENILDSSDTDELARLEMFYRSMLSGVKDKLLKRKVQVMVQECIVSLSAGRQTPRGQ comes from the exons GTAACGGGGAGCTGTACTCATGGGGGCGGGGCACGTTCGGCCGCCTTGGCACCGGTCGCGAGGCGGACGTGCACGTGCCCACCGCTGTCGTGCCCGCCGTCGCTGCTGCTCCTGCTGCGGGGAGGCAGCGGCCCAGGTtcaccgccgtcgccgccggcGCGTACCACAGCCTCGCGCTCGACG ATGAAGGCTCACTCTGGTCATGGGGCTACAATATCT ACGGTCAGCTTGGCTATGGGGAAGAGAATTCCCTTTCTCCATGTTTGGTCGACGGTTTTCAAGATTTGGGTTCCCCTGAAACACTGCAGGATGAAGAACAGAACACTCTTGCAGGGACTCCTTTGAAG TTGTCTTCCGTGAAAGCTGGGGGCATGATGTCATTCGCAATAGACAGTCTTGGGGCCCTGTGGATGTGGGGGAATTGCCCCCAGCAGACTGATGATGGGGAGTTTTGTATAGCAGCTACCTCAGCCCCACTGCCTGTGTGGGATTTCCATGGTCACACTGTGGTTAAGGTTGCCTGCGGTAATGAGCATGTTGTAGCTGCTGTCAGTGCTGGAGAGACATATACAGGAGGTGACCTTGTCTGTTATTCCTGGGGTAACAACAACCATGGGCAGTTGGGTCTAGGTGACAAGGAAAGTAGGTCTCGCCCCGTGCTTATCTCAGAATTTGGTGAAGGCTCTTCATGGGAGGTGTATGAAATTGCATGCGGAGCTTGGCACACTGCTGTGCTCACCAATAAGAAGTCCTTTGATCAGGATCTTGAATCTCGGTGCTGGACATTTGGCATTGGTGACAATGGGCAGCTTGGCCATGGAACAACTGCCACCATCTGCTCCCCGCAGCCTGTTGACGGCTTGCCCACTGGTTCCTTCCTCATCTCTCTTGATTGTGGATTGTTCCACACGGCAGTGGTCTCCTCCGACGGAGAGGTGTGGTGCTGGGGAATGGAGAGAGGCCTCGGATTGTGCCCAGATGCTAGCTTTTCAGGAATGGACGCAGGGGATGCTCTGTACCCCATAAGGGTTCAGTCTCCTGAGACGAATGGGTTCAAGTTTCTGGGGCCAGTGCAGGTTGCCTGTGGAGCTGCCCACACTGTTCTTGTTGCCGGTGACGGGTACAGGATGTGGGCATGGGGCCGAGGCCGCAGCGGCGTGCTTGGGAGAGACCAGACTACTGACAGTTACACTCCATGCGTTGTGATGTGGCCTCCTCTTGATGAGAACTTCCAAGAGATTCATGGGGACCAAGCGCAGGCGTCGACATCAAGAGCGAATGATCGCACTAGCACCGAGCTGGAGCTGAAGTTATCTGCTGCCTCAGAGGAGCTACAGTTCCTTAGGTCAAAACTGACACTCATGGAGAGATATGCCAACATACTCCACATTTCAATATTCCGCAAGCCAATGGACGAACGGACGCTTCCTCGCTCACTTCAAGAGTCTGCAGTCTTTGATATCAGGAAGGAATTTGAGAACATCTTGGATTCGTCAGATACCGATGAACTCGCTCGCTTGGAGATGTTTTACCGTAGCATGCTTTCTGGTGTGAAGGACAAGCTTCTCAAGAGAAAAGTTCAGGTGATGGTCCAAGAATGCATTGTTTCACTCTCTGCAGGGAGGCAAACCCCGCGTGGTCAGTGA